The Sylvia atricapilla isolate bSylAtr1 chromosome 5, bSylAtr1.pri, whole genome shotgun sequence genome includes a window with the following:
- the LDHB gene encoding L-lactate dehydrogenase B chain, producing the protein MATVKDKLISPIAEAAKVPNNKITVVGVGQVGMAAAISILGRGLCDELALVDVMEDKLKGEMMDLQHGSVFLHTHKIVADKDYSVTANSKIVVVTAGVRQQEGESRLNLVQRNVNVFKFIIPQVVKYSPNCIILVVSNPVDILTYVTWKLSGLPKNRVIGSGCNLDTARFRYLMSERLGIHPSSCHGWILGEHGDSSVAVWSGVNVAGVGLQELNPAMGTDNDPENWKEIHKQVVASAYEVIKLKGYTNWAIGLSVADLCETILKNLFRVHSVATLVKGMYGIQNEVFLSLPSVLCASGLTSVINQKLKDDEVTQLRKSAETLWNVQKDIKEL; encoded by the exons ATGGCCACTGTCAAGGACAAGCTGATCAGCCCCATCGCGGAGGCAGCCAAGGTGCCCAACAACAAGATCACAGTTGTGGGGGTTGGCCAGGTTGGCATGGCCGCTGCTATCAGCATCCTTGGAAGG gGTCTTTGTGATGAGCTTGCTCTAGTTGATGTTATGGAAGACAAACTAAAAGGGGAAATGATGGACCTCCAGCATGGGAGCGTGTTCCTTCACACTCACAAGATTGTGGCAGACAAAG ACTATTCTGTCACTGCCAACTCCAAGATTGTGGTGGTGACTGCAGGAGTCCGTCAGCAGGAGGGGGAGAGTCGGCTCAACCTGGTGCAGAGGAATGTGAATGTCTTCAAATTCATCATTCCTCAGGTTGTCAAGTACAGCCCCAACTGCATCATCCTGGTGGTTTCCAATCCTG tggATATATTAACCTATGTCACATGGAAGCTGAGTGGGCTGCCAAAAAACCGTGTGATTGGAAGTGGCTGCAATCTGGACACGGCCAGATTCCGTTATCTGATGTCTGAGAGACTTGGGATCCATCCAAGCAGCTGCCATGGCTGGATCTTGGGAGAGCACGGTGATTCCAGTG TGGCTGTTTGGAGCGGAGTGAACGTGGCAGGGGTTGGCCTCCAGGAGCTGAACCCTGCCATGGGAACTGACAATGATCCTGAGAACTGGAAGGAGATCCACAAGCAAGTGGTTGCAAG TGCCTACGAGGTGATCAAACTGAAGGGGTACACAAACTGGGCTATTGGCCTTAGTGTGGCTGACCTCTGTGAGACCATTCTGAAGAACCTGTTCCGGGTTCATTCAGTTGCTACTCTGGTAAAG GGCATGTATGGCATTCAGAATGAAGTCTTCTTGAGCCTTCCTTCTGTCCTATGTGCCTCTGGCCTGACAAGTGTCATCAACCAAAAGCTGAAGGACGATGAGGTGACCCAGCTGAGGAAGAGCGCAGAGACACTGTGGAACGTCCAGAAGGATATCAAGGAACTGTAA